CCAGAACCAGTTCCCCGCTATCCCGTGTCTCGCCACCAGCGCCGTAACCGCCAGCGGGGTGTCGGCGGCGAAGGTGGTGGCCACCATCGACGTTCCCGCAATCCACCAGGGAAGAGAACGGCCCGACAAGAAGTACTCGTCCAGGCTCGCGCCGGCGCGCTTCCGGTAGTGGAGCCCGACACCGAGGGCGAGTGCGAAGTAAGCCGCGATGATGAGCCAGTCCACCGGAGCGAGCGACATGAATAGCGGGGGATGCTACCATGCCCTCCGGTCCCGAGACTTGGTTGCGGTGTCATCCTCGAGACCAAGGCCTCGAGAGAATTCACTTTCTCGAATTGCAGCTTCTTTTCGCCCTCACGCACTTCCATTAGGAGGAATCATCGTGAGATTTTGGAACGGATCGGAAAGCACGACGCCCGCCGCCATGGTAACGCGCTCGAACCTCGTCGATCTCGGCAGGGCCACGCCCATGGGGCTCGATGAGTTGCGGGCCTTTGGCTGGGGAAATCCCTGTTGCGTGCCATGCGACGTTCCGTAGAGATTCGCGGGCGCGATATGCGAAGAGTGAAGCGCTTTCCGACGTGGATCGCTTTCGGCTCGTGCCTGGCGCTCGGTTATGCCGCGAGCGCGCAGAGCGAGGCGCAACGGCTGACAGTGCACGAAGCTGCCGAGAGCGCGCTCTCCTACTACCCCTCGATATCCGTCTCGGTGGCACGTCGGGAGTCCGCTTTCGAGGCCGCGCGCGAAGCGGAGGCCGAGAGATTTCCGGCGGTCTCTCTCGGTGCCTCGGCGACGCAATACCAGGAGCCGATGATCGTTCATCCGCTCCACGCGCTTACGCCGGGTCAGATCCCGCCCTTCGACCGAACGCTCTTTCAGGTTTCGGGTCAGTTCAGCTACACACTGTTCGATGGCGGCGCTCGATCGTCCCGGATCGAGGCCACCCGCGCGGAAGAGCGCGCCACGGAGGAGCTCGTGGGCGAAGCCGGACAGAGCCTCTTGAGTCTCGTCATTGGAGCCTACTTGCGCGCGCTCGGACTGGCGCAGGCCGTCGACGCCCACGACCGCTCCATCGCCGCACTCGAAGCCGAGCTCGGTCGCGTTCGACAGCTTTTCGATGTGGGTCGGGCGCCCCAGATCGAGATTCTCCGCGCGGAGGCGGCGATCGCCCACGCCGAGGCGGAGCGGGTCGCGGTCGCCTCGTCTCTGGATCGCGCCGAGAGGGATCTCGCACGATTGACTGGTGCGCCGGTGGAAAGAACCCGCGCCACCGGTCTCGCCCCCGTCTCGATGGTCGAATCGTCGATCCCTCCGCGGGGAGAGCTTCGCGACCGAGCGCTCGCCGCGACGCCCGCGCTACGGGCGGCTCGCCAGAGGCTCGACGCGGCGAGCGCCGCCGTGCTCGCCGCGCGGAGTGCCCGCTTCCCCGACATCATGGTAGGCGGAAACTACGTCGACTACGCGAGCGGGAGCGGCGTCAATCAGCTCGAATGGAGTCTCGGACTTCGCGTCAATTATGCGCTGTTTACCGGTGGAGCCATCTCGGGCCGCATCGCTCGAGCCGGGGCCGACGAACGCCGAGCCGCCGAGGAGGTCCGCCTGGTGGAATCCCAGGTCGAGCAGGATCTGGACCTCGCATTGTCGGGTCTGGACGAGGCGCGAGCGCGCGTGCGGAGCCTCACCACCGCCGTCCGCCGCTTCGAGGAGGTCGTTCGTATCGAACGGCTGCGGCTCGTGACCGGCGCGGGCACACAGACCGATTACATTCGGTCGGAGGCGGACCTTCTCGGAGCTCGCGCCGATCTCATCCGAGCGGAATACGAGGTCATCTTTGCTTGGACGGAGCTCTCGCGCGCGACGGGCGAGCTCGATCTCGAGTGGATCGAAAGCCATTTGAGGAGCGCGCCATGAAATCGAGGGCGCGAGCTGCCTTGGTTCTGATCGTGTTGATTGCGGGGGGCGTCTGGGCGGTGCTCCGATATCTGTCTCCTCGAGAGGAAGCCACGAGCGACGTCCTGTTCGCTTCGGGAACCGTCGAGGCGACCGAGGCCCATCTGGGTTTTCAGGTCAGTGGCCGCCTCGAGAGCATCGCCGTTCGGGAAGGAGACCGCGTGGCCACCGGGGAAGCGTTGGCCGAGCTCGATCGGACGGAGATGCTCGCGCGTCGCCAGGAAGCGGAGGCGCGCGTCGCCGCCAGCCGAGCTCTTCTTCGTGAGCTCGAAGGCGGTTTTCGACGCGAAGAGGTGGAGCAGGCGAAGGCCGCGAGAGACGCCGCTCGGGAACGTCTGGGCGATGCCGAGCAGGATCTCGACCGCACGAAGAGGCTCTACGAGGGAGGCGCCGTCAGTCGCGAAGCCTACGACAAGGCGCTTTTGGGCCTGGAGCTGGCTCAGGCGCAGCTGACTCAGGCGGCGGAGCAGTTGAGCCTCCTCGAAGCGGGGCCGCGCCCGGAGAAAGTCGAGGCGCAGCGGGCACAGCTCGCCCAGGCGGAAGCCTCGGTTCGGGCCTTGGATGCGTCGATCGACATGATGAGGATCGTCGCCCCTTTCGGTGGTGTGGTAACCGTGCGACACCGAGAGGCAGGGGAGATCGTCGCGCCGGGGACCGCCGTTCTCACCGTGATGAACTCCGATGACCGATGGGTTCGCATCTACGTGAGGGAAGACCGCATTGGTGCGGTGAAGATCGGGATGGCCGCCGAGGTGTCTTCCGACACCTATCCCGACAAGAGCTACCCCGGTCGAGTGAGCTTCATCGCCTCCGAGGCGGAGTTCACGCCCAAGAACGTCCAAACGACCGAGGAGCGAGTGAAGCTCGTCTACGCGGTCAAAGTGCATATCACCGAAGACTCGGACTTCGACCTGAAGCCCGGAATGCCCGCTGACGTTCGTTTGCGGGGAACGCTTCGATGAGCGAGGTCCCCGCCGTTTCGGTGGAAGGTCTCATGAAGCGGTTTCGGACCACGATCGCCATCGACGATATCGGGTTCACGGTGCGCCCCGGCGAGCTCTTCGGCTTGGTGGGTCCAGACGGTGCGGGAAAAACGACGACCCTCAGGGTGCTGGCCGGCGTGCTTCCGCCGACGGGAGGGGACGCCTCGATTCGCGGGATCAGCGTGGCTCGGGATCCCGAGCGGGTGAAGCACGAGATCGGCTACATGTCGCAGCGCTTCGGCCTCTATGCCGATCTCACCGTTCTCGAGAACCTGATGTTCTATGCGGACCTCTACCAGGTTCCCCGTGCGGAACGTCCCGCTCGCTTGAAACGTCTCTTTCACTTTTCCAACCTCGAGCCATTCCGGGATCGCCTCGCGGGGAAGCTTTCGGGCGGGATGAAGCAGAAGCTCGGATTGTCCTGCGCCTTGATCCATGAGCCCAAGGTCCTGTTACTCGACGAGCCGACGTTCGGAGTCGATCCGATCTCGCGTCGAGATCTCTGGCTCATCGTGCACGAGATGGTGGCCCGTGGAGTCACCGTCGTGGTGAGCACGTCGTATCTGGACGAGGCGGAGCGATTCGACCGCCTCGCGCTACTTCACCGGGGAAGGGTACTCGAGATCGGAAGCCCCGCGGATCTGCTCGGACGGTTCTCAAGCGAGCTTCTCGAGATCCGGGTGGATCGTGTCCGGGAGGCGCGTCAACGAGCCCTCGAGGTGCCGCGAGTCGAGGGCGTCGCCGTCTTCGGAGGCGTGCTTCACGTAGCGGTGCCGTCGGCCGTTGAGGACGGCCCCGTCCTCGTTTCGGCTCTCCGCCGCGCGGGCTTTTCCGTGGAGAGCTCGGAGCCCATCTCTCCGTCTCTCGAGGACGTCTTCATCGAAGCGGTTTCCCGAGCGGAGAACGGATGAGCCCGGGGCAGGGAAATCCCGCGGTCGTAGCCAACGACCTCACGAGGGTCTTTGGCGATTTCGTGGCGGTGGACCGGATCTCGTTCGAGGTCGGCGAAGGAGAGATTTTCGGTTTCCTGGGTCCTAACGGAGCCGGAAAGACGACCACGATCAAGATGCTCGCCGGGCTTCTCATGCCCACATCGGGGAGAGGCACGGTGGCGGGGTTCGATGTGAAGACCCAGGCCGAGGCGATCAAGCAGAACATTGGTTACATGTCGCAGTTGTTCTCCCTGTACGGCGATCTCACCGTGGACGAGAACGTCTCGTTCTTCCTGCGGCTCTATGGGGTGCCGCGGGCTCGACGGTCGGAGCGCCATGACTGGGCTCTGGAAATGGCGGGGCTCACGACGCACCGCAAGCGGTTGACGGCCGAGCTCCCACTCGGCTGGAAGCAGCGGCTGGCTCTTGGCTGCGCCGTCCTGCACGAACCGCCCATCTTGTTTCTCGACGAGCCTACCTCCGGCGTGGATCCGATCTCGCGACGCAGCTTCTGGGACCTCATCTACCGGCTCGCCGAGCAGTCGACGACCGTCTTCGTCACGACCCACTACATGGAAGAAGCCGAGTACTGCGACCGTCTCGCCCTCATGAACCGGGGCCAGTTGATCGCGCTCGATACGCCGCTTCGTCTCCGAGATCAGACGAAAGAGCCCATTCTCGCAGTCCGCGTCGACGATGCCCCGAGGGGAGTCGAAGCGCTCCGGGAGGCTCCCGGAATTCTCGACGCCGCCCTGTTCGGTCGGGCGCTTCACGTTACCGTTTCGGACCTCGACGAGGCGCGCCGCAACATCGTCGACCGGCTCCAGTCACATGGGATTCGGCTCTACGGCATGGAGCCGATCACGCCATCGCTCGAGGACGTGTTCGTCGCTCGGGTGCGTCGCGCCGGCGGCGCCCCCGTCGATTGAGGAAGGGATGAACCGGACTCGACTTCTGGCGGTGGCCCGAAAGGAGGTTCTCCACCTCCGGCGCGACAGGCGAAGTCTCATCCTGGCGTTCCTGCTCCCCGTGCTTCTCGTCATCCTCTTCGGATATGCCATCAGCTGGGACGTGAAGGA
The Vicinamibacteria bacterium genome window above contains:
- a CDS encoding ABC transporter ATP-binding protein, coding for MSEVPAVSVEGLMKRFRTTIAIDDIGFTVRPGELFGLVGPDGAGKTTTLRVLAGVLPPTGGDASIRGISVARDPERVKHEIGYMSQRFGLYADLTVLENLMFYADLYQVPRAERPARLKRLFHFSNLEPFRDRLAGKLSGGMKQKLGLSCALIHEPKVLLLDEPTFGVDPISRRDLWLIVHEMVARGVTVVVSTSYLDEAERFDRLALLHRGRVLEIGSPADLLGRFSSELLEIRVDRVREARQRALEVPRVEGVAVFGGVLHVAVPSAVEDGPVLVSALRRAGFSVESSEPISPSLEDVFIEAVSRAENG
- a CDS encoding TolC family protein translates to MRRVKRFPTWIAFGSCLALGYAASAQSEAQRLTVHEAAESALSYYPSISVSVARRESAFEAAREAEAERFPAVSLGASATQYQEPMIVHPLHALTPGQIPPFDRTLFQVSGQFSYTLFDGGARSSRIEATRAEERATEELVGEAGQSLLSLVIGAYLRALGLAQAVDAHDRSIAALEAELGRVRQLFDVGRAPQIEILRAEAAIAHAEAERVAVASSLDRAERDLARLTGAPVERTRATGLAPVSMVESSIPPRGELRDRALAATPALRAARQRLDAASAAVLAARSARFPDIMVGGNYVDYASGSGVNQLEWSLGLRVNYALFTGGAISGRIARAGADERRAAEEVRLVESQVEQDLDLALSGLDEARARVRSLTTAVRRFEEVVRIERLRLVTGAGTQTDYIRSEADLLGARADLIRAEYEVIFAWTELSRATGELDLEWIESHLRSAP
- a CDS encoding efflux RND transporter periplasmic adaptor subunit; the encoded protein is MKSRARAALVLIVLIAGGVWAVLRYLSPREEATSDVLFASGTVEATEAHLGFQVSGRLESIAVREGDRVATGEALAELDRTEMLARRQEAEARVAASRALLRELEGGFRREEVEQAKAARDAARERLGDAEQDLDRTKRLYEGGAVSREAYDKALLGLELAQAQLTQAAEQLSLLEAGPRPEKVEAQRAQLAQAEASVRALDASIDMMRIVAPFGGVVTVRHREAGEIVAPGTAVLTVMNSDDRWVRIYVREDRIGAVKIGMAAEVSSDTYPDKSYPGRVSFIASEAEFTPKNVQTTEERVKLVYAVKVHITEDSDFDLKPGMPADVRLRGTLR
- a CDS encoding ABC transporter ATP-binding protein — translated: MSPGQGNPAVVANDLTRVFGDFVAVDRISFEVGEGEIFGFLGPNGAGKTTTIKMLAGLLMPTSGRGTVAGFDVKTQAEAIKQNIGYMSQLFSLYGDLTVDENVSFFLRLYGVPRARRSERHDWALEMAGLTTHRKRLTAELPLGWKQRLALGCAVLHEPPILFLDEPTSGVDPISRRSFWDLIYRLAEQSTTVFVTTHYMEEAEYCDRLALMNRGQLIALDTPLRLRDQTKEPILAVRVDDAPRGVEALREAPGILDAALFGRALHVTVSDLDEARRNIVDRLQSHGIRLYGMEPITPSLEDVFVARVRRAGGAPVD